From a single Lacerta agilis isolate rLacAgi1 chromosome 3, rLacAgi1.pri, whole genome shotgun sequence genomic region:
- the NDUFAF7 gene encoding protein arginine methyltransferase NDUFAF7, mitochondrial isoform X1, whose protein sequence is MALGLLGRTFLRGMRVVARSDRFLRLHGRSTTLKCQCFSSESKAEENSPVTPMLKHLMMKIKSTGPITVAEYMREVLTNPVKGYYMHRDMLGEKGDFVTSPEISQIFGELIGVWFVSEWMAAGKPKKIQLVELGPGRGSLTSDILRVFNQLSSVLSKCDISVHLVEISPKLSEIQASVLTEGKTELTESPTTYMQGITKTRLPIFWYQDLNDVPEGFSFYLAHEFFDALPIHKFQKTEKGWRELLVDIDPDTPDKLRFVLAPSATPAAKAFIHDKESRDHIEVCPDAGIIIQKLAYNIEKNGGNALIIDYGHNGTKTDTFRGFRGHELHNVLISPGTADLTADVDFSYLRKIAQERVATLGPIKQHDFLKNMGIDIRLQVLLKSVNDAAIQTQLLRSYEMLMDLDKMGGRFLFFAMLPHYRFTASDQQKKSKDSTSRSAFVAGFGELSWK, encoded by the exons ATGGCGCTCGGACTGCTGGGGAGAACCTTTCTCCGGGGGATGCGCGTTGTCGCGCGAAGCGACCGTTTCCTCCGACTCCATG GTCGTTCCACTACATTGAAATGCCAGTGCTTTAGTTCAGAAAGTAAAGCAGAGGAAAACAGTCCAGTGACTCCAATGCTGAAGCATCTAATGATGAAAATAAAGTCAACTGGTCCCATTACAGTTGCTGAATATATGCGGGAAGTTTTGACTAATCCTGTGAAG GGATACTATATGCATCGTGACATGCTAGGTGAAAAAGGAGATTTTGTTACTTCACCTGAAATAAGTCAGATCTTTGGGGAG TTAATAGGTGTTTGGTTTGTTAGTGAATGGATGGCTGCTGGCAAGCCAAAAAAAATTCAGCTGGTGGAATTGGGCCCAGGAAGAGGTAGTCTTACTAGTGATATTTTGCGG GTTTTTAATCAGCTTAGTTCTGTACTTAGTAAATGTGATATTTCTGTTCATTTGGTGGAAATCAGTCCAAAATTAAGTGAGATTCAAGCATCAGTACTCACAGAAGGAAAGACAGAATTAACAGAGAGTCCCACTACCTACATGCAAGGTATTACTAAGACCAGGCTGCCAATTTTCTGGTACCAAGACCTGAATGATGTGCCAGAAG GCTTCAGTTTTTATTTAGCACATGAATTTTTTGATGCTCTTCCTATACACAAATTTCAG aaaacagaaaaggggTGGCGTGAGTTGTTGGTTGACATTGATCCAGACACTCCTGACAAGCTGCGATTTGTCCTTGCGCCATCTGCTACTCCTGCTGCAAAAGCCTTCATACAT GACAAAGAATCCAGAGATCATATAGAAGTGTGTCCTGATGCTGGTATCATCATCCAGAAGCTGGCCTATAATATTGAAAAGAATGGGGGCAATGCACTGATCATAGATTATGGCCACAATGGAACCAAAACAGATACATTCAGG GGATTCCGTGGACATGAACTTCACAATGTCTTAATATCTCCAGGAACAGCGGACCTCACAGCAGATGTTGACTTCAGTTACCTGCGAAAAATAGCACAGGAAAGAGTAGCGACCTTGGGTCCCATAAAGCAACatgattttttgaaaaatatgggCATTGATATCAGACTGCAG GTACTATTGAAAAGTGTCAATGATGCTGCCATTCAGACTCAGCTTCTTCGAAGTTATGAAATGCTAATGGACCTGGATAAAATGGGAGGACGTTTCCTCTTTTTTGCTATGTTACCTCACTACAGATTTACAGCTTCAGATCAGCAAAAGAAGTCAAAAGACTCGACATCACGTTCAGCATTTGTTGCTGGCTTTGGTGAACTCTCATGGAAGTGA
- the NDUFAF7 gene encoding protein arginine methyltransferase NDUFAF7, mitochondrial isoform X2, whose product MLKHLMMKIKSTGPITVAEYMREVLTNPVKGYYMHRDMLGEKGDFVTSPEISQIFGELIGVWFVSEWMAAGKPKKIQLVELGPGRGSLTSDILRVFNQLSSVLSKCDISVHLVEISPKLSEIQASVLTEGKTELTESPTTYMQGITKTRLPIFWYQDLNDVPEGFSFYLAHEFFDALPIHKFQKTEKGWRELLVDIDPDTPDKLRFVLAPSATPAAKAFIHDKESRDHIEVCPDAGIIIQKLAYNIEKNGGNALIIDYGHNGTKTDTFRGFRGHELHNVLISPGTADLTADVDFSYLRKIAQERVATLGPIKQHDFLKNMGIDIRLQVLLKSVNDAAIQTQLLRSYEMLMDLDKMGGRFLFFAMLPHYRFTASDQQKKSKDSTSRSAFVAGFGELSWK is encoded by the exons ATGCTGAAGCATCTAATGATGAAAATAAAGTCAACTGGTCCCATTACAGTTGCTGAATATATGCGGGAAGTTTTGACTAATCCTGTGAAG GGATACTATATGCATCGTGACATGCTAGGTGAAAAAGGAGATTTTGTTACTTCACCTGAAATAAGTCAGATCTTTGGGGAG TTAATAGGTGTTTGGTTTGTTAGTGAATGGATGGCTGCTGGCAAGCCAAAAAAAATTCAGCTGGTGGAATTGGGCCCAGGAAGAGGTAGTCTTACTAGTGATATTTTGCGG GTTTTTAATCAGCTTAGTTCTGTACTTAGTAAATGTGATATTTCTGTTCATTTGGTGGAAATCAGTCCAAAATTAAGTGAGATTCAAGCATCAGTACTCACAGAAGGAAAGACAGAATTAACAGAGAGTCCCACTACCTACATGCAAGGTATTACTAAGACCAGGCTGCCAATTTTCTGGTACCAAGACCTGAATGATGTGCCAGAAG GCTTCAGTTTTTATTTAGCACATGAATTTTTTGATGCTCTTCCTATACACAAATTTCAG aaaacagaaaaggggTGGCGTGAGTTGTTGGTTGACATTGATCCAGACACTCCTGACAAGCTGCGATTTGTCCTTGCGCCATCTGCTACTCCTGCTGCAAAAGCCTTCATACAT GACAAAGAATCCAGAGATCATATAGAAGTGTGTCCTGATGCTGGTATCATCATCCAGAAGCTGGCCTATAATATTGAAAAGAATGGGGGCAATGCACTGATCATAGATTATGGCCACAATGGAACCAAAACAGATACATTCAGG GGATTCCGTGGACATGAACTTCACAATGTCTTAATATCTCCAGGAACAGCGGACCTCACAGCAGATGTTGACTTCAGTTACCTGCGAAAAATAGCACAGGAAAGAGTAGCGACCTTGGGTCCCATAAAGCAACatgattttttgaaaaatatgggCATTGATATCAGACTGCAG GTACTATTGAAAAGTGTCAATGATGCTGCCATTCAGACTCAGCTTCTTCGAAGTTATGAAATGCTAATGGACCTGGATAAAATGGGAGGACGTTTCCTCTTTTTTGCTATGTTACCTCACTACAGATTTACAGCTTCAGATCAGCAAAAGAAGTCAAAAGACTCGACATCACGTTCAGCATTTGTTGCTGGCTTTGGTGAACTCTCATGGAAGTGA